One Zeugodacus cucurbitae isolate PBARC_wt_2022May chromosome 3, idZeuCucr1.2, whole genome shotgun sequence genomic region harbors:
- the Slc1a2_0 gene encoding excitatory amino acid transporter isoform X2, whose product MGPPSSTTVNGTELPPKTTERSGAPRELTGYRKWLRENLMLLVTLSGVLLGVIFGFSLRPLNLHEDSIMLISYPGELFMRVLKLMILPLIISSLIAGSASLNAKMNGKIALRTLVYFVTTSFFNALLGIALVLLIHPGDPNLHNTADRSTDKRAVNLLDSLLDLGRNVFPDNLFQASFQQAHTVYLPKPNILHTFNETLNDTAIGSEFEPTEDIQAQQQQGGDVIEPALIRVVQYRSGTNTLGIVFFCLVFGTILGTIGEKGQIVVDFFTAVFEVIMKMVTCVMWLTPIGISSVIAGKILGVNDLHLVMEQLMWFILTNLIGVCLYQFIIMQGIYFVFVRRNPFKFYAGLIQPMLTAFATASTAAALPITFRCMNDKLRVDQRISRFVLPIGCNINMDGTALFISIASIFIAQMSGIPLGFGELVTVLLTSTAASMSSASVPSAALVLLLVVLTAIDAPVQDVTLLFAVDWIVDRMRTTNNMLGDCYAAAVVEELSRKELMALDAAILYQEVPLGTPNGNALLEGQTELDSKCSMTDSVVIDINNVINSSNLQKENSGYRA is encoded by the exons ATGGGCCCGCCCAGTAGTACAACTGTAAATGGCACCGAACTGCCACCGAAGACCACGGAACGTAGCGGTGCGCCACGTGAACTCACCGGCTACCGGAAATGGTTGCGGGAGAATCTAATGTTGCTGGTGACACTATCCGGTGTTTTGTTGGGTGTCATTTTCG GTTTTTCATTGCGGCCCTTGAATTTACATGAGGATTCTATAATGCTGATTTCCTATCCGGGCGAACTCTTTATGCGCGTTTTGAAGCTGATGATTTTACCGTTAATCATTTCCAGTTTGATCGCCGGTTCGGCTAGTTTAAATGCAAAAATGAACGGTAAAATCGCATTGCGCACTTTGGTCTACTTCGTGACGACTTCGTTTTTCAACGCGCTGCTCGGCATTGCTTTGGTGTTGCTCATACATCCTGGTGATCCTAATCTACATAATACCGCCGATCGTTCTACTGACAAAAGGGCTGTGAATCTATTGGATAGTCTTTTGGATTTGGGAAG aaacgtTTTCCCGGACAATCTCTTTCAGGCATCCTTTCAACAAGCGCACACTGTTTACCTACCCAAACCAAATATTTTGCATACTTTCAATGAGACACTTAACGACACCGCCATCGGCAGCGAATTCGAACCGACTGAAGACatacaagcacaacaacaacaaggaggtGACGTAATCGAACCAGCCCTAATACGTGTAGTACAATATCGCAGTGGCACCAACACGCTCGGCATTGTCTTCTTCTGCCTGGTATTCGGCACCATTTTGGGTACAATCGGTGAGAAGGGACAAATTGTGGTGGATTTCTTTACGGCCGTCTTTGAGGTCATCATGAAGATGGTCACGTGCGTCATGTGGCTAACACCCATCGGTATTAGTTCGGTGATAGCTGGCAAGATATTGGGCGTTAACGATTTACATTTGGTCATGGAGCAGCTGATGTGGTTCATACTCACCAATTTGATTGGCGTATGCCTGTATCAATTCATTATAATGCAGGGGATATATTTTGTATTCGTGCGACGGAATCCATTCAAATTCTATGCCGGACTTATACAGCCAATGCTGACCGCTTTTGCGACAGCCTCAAC TGCTGCCGCTTTGCCGATCACATTTCGCTGCATGAACGACAAATTGCGTGTGGATCAGCGCATTAGTCGTTTTGTTCTACCGATCGGCTGCAACATCAATATGGATGGCACGGCACTCTTCATTTCGATCGCCTCGATCTTTATTGCTCAGATGAGTGGCATACCGTTGGGCTTTGGCGAACTGGTGACTGTTTTATTGACTTCAACTGCGGCTTCTATGAGTTCGGCTAGTGTTCCAAGTGCTGCTCTGGTCCTACTGCTGGTGGTTCTCACTGCCATCGATGCTCCGGTACAGGATGTGACACTACTCTTTGCTGTCGATTGGATTGT AGATCGCATGCGCACCACCAACAACATGCTGGGCGATTGTTATGCCGCCGCCGTCGTCGAGGAGTTGTCACGCAAAGAACTAATGGCACTGGATGCCGCCATACTCTATCAG GAAGTGCCACTTGGTACGCCAAACGGAAATGCATTGCTCGAGGGCCAAACGGAGTTGGATAGCAAGTGTTCGATGACCGATTCGGTGGTTATCGATATCAATAATGTGATTAACAGCAGTAATCTGCAGAAGGAGAACAGCGGTTATCGCGCCTAA
- the Slc1a2_0 gene encoding excitatory amino acid transporter isoform X1 has translation MEKSEQFSDYLFAKMGPPSSTTVNGTELPPKTTERSGAPRELTGYRKWLRENLMLLVTLSGVLLGVIFGFSLRPLNLHEDSIMLISYPGELFMRVLKLMILPLIISSLIAGSASLNAKMNGKIALRTLVYFVTTSFFNALLGIALVLLIHPGDPNLHNTADRSTDKRAVNLLDSLLDLGRNVFPDNLFQASFQQAHTVYLPKPNILHTFNETLNDTAIGSEFEPTEDIQAQQQQGGDVIEPALIRVVQYRSGTNTLGIVFFCLVFGTILGTIGEKGQIVVDFFTAVFEVIMKMVTCVMWLTPIGISSVIAGKILGVNDLHLVMEQLMWFILTNLIGVCLYQFIIMQGIYFVFVRRNPFKFYAGLIQPMLTAFATASTAAALPITFRCMNDKLRVDQRISRFVLPIGCNINMDGTALFISIASIFIAQMSGIPLGFGELVTVLLTSTAASMSSASVPSAALVLLLVVLTAIDAPVQDVTLLFAVDWIVDRMRTTNNMLGDCYAAAVVEELSRKELMALDAAILYQEVPLGTPNGNALLEGQTELDSKCSMTDSVVIDINNVINSSNLQKENSGYRA, from the exons ATGGAAAAATCTGAACAATTTTCAGATTATCTCTTTGCGAAAATGGGCCCGCCCAGTAGTACAACTGTAAATGGCACCGAACTGCCACCGAAGACCACGGAACGTAGCGGTGCGCCACGTGAACTCACCGGCTACCGGAAATGGTTGCGGGAGAATCTAATGTTGCTGGTGACACTATCCGGTGTTTTGTTGGGTGTCATTTTCG GTTTTTCATTGCGGCCCTTGAATTTACATGAGGATTCTATAATGCTGATTTCCTATCCGGGCGAACTCTTTATGCGCGTTTTGAAGCTGATGATTTTACCGTTAATCATTTCCAGTTTGATCGCCGGTTCGGCTAGTTTAAATGCAAAAATGAACGGTAAAATCGCATTGCGCACTTTGGTCTACTTCGTGACGACTTCGTTTTTCAACGCGCTGCTCGGCATTGCTTTGGTGTTGCTCATACATCCTGGTGATCCTAATCTACATAATACCGCCGATCGTTCTACTGACAAAAGGGCTGTGAATCTATTGGATAGTCTTTTGGATTTGGGAAG aaacgtTTTCCCGGACAATCTCTTTCAGGCATCCTTTCAACAAGCGCACACTGTTTACCTACCCAAACCAAATATTTTGCATACTTTCAATGAGACACTTAACGACACCGCCATCGGCAGCGAATTCGAACCGACTGAAGACatacaagcacaacaacaacaaggaggtGACGTAATCGAACCAGCCCTAATACGTGTAGTACAATATCGCAGTGGCACCAACACGCTCGGCATTGTCTTCTTCTGCCTGGTATTCGGCACCATTTTGGGTACAATCGGTGAGAAGGGACAAATTGTGGTGGATTTCTTTACGGCCGTCTTTGAGGTCATCATGAAGATGGTCACGTGCGTCATGTGGCTAACACCCATCGGTATTAGTTCGGTGATAGCTGGCAAGATATTGGGCGTTAACGATTTACATTTGGTCATGGAGCAGCTGATGTGGTTCATACTCACCAATTTGATTGGCGTATGCCTGTATCAATTCATTATAATGCAGGGGATATATTTTGTATTCGTGCGACGGAATCCATTCAAATTCTATGCCGGACTTATACAGCCAATGCTGACCGCTTTTGCGACAGCCTCAAC TGCTGCCGCTTTGCCGATCACATTTCGCTGCATGAACGACAAATTGCGTGTGGATCAGCGCATTAGTCGTTTTGTTCTACCGATCGGCTGCAACATCAATATGGATGGCACGGCACTCTTCATTTCGATCGCCTCGATCTTTATTGCTCAGATGAGTGGCATACCGTTGGGCTTTGGCGAACTGGTGACTGTTTTATTGACTTCAACTGCGGCTTCTATGAGTTCGGCTAGTGTTCCAAGTGCTGCTCTGGTCCTACTGCTGGTGGTTCTCACTGCCATCGATGCTCCGGTACAGGATGTGACACTACTCTTTGCTGTCGATTGGATTGT AGATCGCATGCGCACCACCAACAACATGCTGGGCGATTGTTATGCCGCCGCCGTCGTCGAGGAGTTGTCACGCAAAGAACTAATGGCACTGGATGCCGCCATACTCTATCAG GAAGTGCCACTTGGTACGCCAAACGGAAATGCATTGCTCGAGGGCCAAACGGAGTTGGATAGCAAGTGTTCGATGACCGATTCGGTGGTTATCGATATCAATAATGTGATTAACAGCAGTAATCTGCAGAAGGAGAACAGCGGTTATCGCGCCTAA